A single genomic interval of Pseudomonas sp. FeN3W harbors:
- a CDS encoding LON peptidase substrate-binding domain-containing protein — protein MRLPLFPLDTVLFPGCFLDLQIFEARYLDMVSQCLKAGHGFGVVHILEGKEVGAAPAAFSHIGCEALIRDWQQLPNGLLGIRVEGGRRFDVQSFEVLRDQLAVAQVAWRSEADSQPLAERHADLVVLLAALGQHPMVKTLGLGGAVSDQAALASQLAYLLPFEAEQKIELLGLDEPALQLEQIQSLLERLQDGA, from the coding sequence ATGAGATTGCCGTTGTTCCCGCTGGATACCGTGCTGTTCCCCGGTTGTTTTCTCGACCTGCAGATTTTCGAAGCACGCTATCTCGACATGGTCAGCCAGTGCCTCAAGGCCGGGCATGGCTTTGGCGTGGTGCATATCCTGGAGGGCAAGGAGGTCGGTGCAGCGCCGGCGGCGTTCTCTCATATCGGTTGCGAAGCGCTGATTCGCGACTGGCAACAGCTGCCCAACGGCCTGTTGGGTATCCGGGTCGAAGGCGGGCGGCGCTTCGATGTGCAATCGTTCGAAGTGCTGCGTGACCAGCTGGCCGTCGCTCAGGTTGCCTGGCGCAGCGAAGCCGACAGCCAGCCGCTGGCCGAGCGGCACGCCGACCTGGTCGTGCTGCTCGCCGCGCTGGGCCAGCATCCGATGGTAAAAACCCTGGGGCTGGGCGGTGCCGTGAGCGATCAGGCGGCCCTGGCCAGTCAGCTGGCCTACCTGTTGCCGTTCGAAGCTGAACAGAAGATCGAATTGCTAGGGCTGGACGAGCCTGCGTTGCAGCTCGAGCAGATTCAAAGCCTGCTCGAGCGGTTGCAGGATGGGGCGTAG